A single region of the Brachypodium distachyon strain Bd21 chromosome 3, Brachypodium_distachyon_v3.0, whole genome shotgun sequence genome encodes:
- the LOC100846737 gene encoding transcription factor GHD7 — MSAASCRVCGGGLEECACLLQRGRGLRCGVAADLNCGGGFPGTGGMFVQAAVAEEEPSPSPAGAGAAAVGLQEFQFFGQEEEDHEMSVAWLFNDHAPVGGEDRPPPATELQRRRRLAFDAYAEYVQPGHGLTFDVPVPVQMPLARSGVHVDAAGLGLAAGNPVTSGAAIMPFCGRETLTFTDATAASSVVIDPNDDAVAPSTAFANGGGAYSVGDDVAAAAPAEQREAKLMRYKEKRKRRRYEKQIRYASRKAYAEMRPRVKGRFAKVPDAGDVDHLQGSAPPPPPSQQQPAQAAAGYDPGRLDLGWFRS, encoded by the exons ATGTCGGCGGCGTCGTGCCGcgtgtgcggcggcggcttggagGAGTGCGCGTGCCTGCTGCAGCGCGGCCGCGGGCTGCGgtgcggggtggcggcggacctgaactgcggcggcgggttcCCGGGCACCGGCGGGATGTTCGTccaggcggcggtggcggaggaggagccgtcgccttcgccggcgggggcgggggcggcggcggtggggctgCAGGAGTTCCAGTTCTtcgggcaggaggaggaggaccacGAGATGAGCGTGGCGTGGCTGTTCAACGACCACGCgcccgtcggcggcgaggaccgcccgccgccggccaccgagctgcagcggcgccgccgcctggcgTTCGACGCCTACGCCGAGTACGTGCAGCCCGGCCACGGCCTCACGTTCGACGTGCCCGTGCCCGTGCAGATGCCGCTCGCCCGAAGCGGCGTTCACGTCGACGCGGCCGGGCTGgggctcgccgccggcaaccCCGTGACGTCCGGCGCCGCAATC ATGCCCTTCTGCGGGAGAGAAACGCTGACATTCACGGACGCcacggcggcgagctccgTCGTCATCGACCCGAACGACGACGCGGTGGCGCCGTCAACTGCGTTCGCCAACGGCGGCGGTGCGTACTCGGTCGGCGACgacgtggccgcggcggcgccggcggagcagCGGGAGGCGAAGCTGATGCGGTACAAGGAGAagcggaagcggcggcggtaCGAGAAGCAGATCCGGTACGCGTCCCGCAAGGCCTACGCCGAGATGCGCCCGCGCGTCAAAGGCCGCTTCGCCAAGGTGCCCGATGCCGGCGACGTCGACCATCTGCAGgggagcgcgccgccgccgccgccgtctcaacagcagccggcgcaggccgcCGCGGGATACGACCCCGGCCGGCTCGACCTGGGCTGGTTCCGTTCGTAG
- the LOC100820929 gene encoding autophagy-related protein 3 gives MQVKQKVYELYKGTVERVTGPRTVSAFLEKGVLSVAEFTLAGDNLVSKCPTWSWEAGDPSKKKPYLPPDKQFLVTRNVPCLRRAVSLEEEYDAEGAEVVLDDDEDGEGWLATHGVQASKAKEEEDIPSMDTLDIGKAEEIKSIPSYFGAGEKQDEEEDIPDMDTYEDTGDDSIASTQPSYFVTEEPEDDNILRTRTYDVSITYDKYYQTPRVWLTGYDESRMPLKPELVFEDISQDHARKTVTIEDHPHFLAGKHASVHPCKHAAVMKKIIDVLMSRGVEPEVDKYLFIFLKFMASVIPTIEYDYTMDFDLGSASR, from the exons ATGCAGGTGAAGCAGAAGGTTTACGAGCTCTACAAGGGGACGGTGGAGCGGGTCACGGGCCCGCGCACCGTGTCGGCGTTCCTCGAAAAGGGCGTCCTCTCCGTCGCCGAGTTCACCCTCGCCGGCGACAACCTCGTCTCCAAGTGCCCCACCTGGTCCTG GGAGGCGGGCGATCCGAGCAAGAAGAAACCGTATCTGCCCCCCGATAAGCAATTCCTCGTCACCAGGAACG TCCCTTGCCTAAGACGGGCTGTGTCGTTAGAGGAAGAGTATGATGCAGAGGGAGCGGAGGTAGTTCTCGATGATGACGAGGATGGCGAAGGCTGGCTTGCAACCCATGGAGTGCAAG CATCAAAGgcaaaagaggaagaagacataCCATCTATGGATACATTGGATATTGGAAAAGCTGAAGAGATAAAATCCATCCCCTCGTACTTTGGTGCCGGTGAGAAgcaggatgaggaggaggacataCCTGACATGGACACCTATGAAGACACAGGAGATGATTCGATA GCAAGCACTCAGCCCTCGTATTTTGTCACAGAAGAACCTGAAGATGACAACATCCTTCGTACTAGAACATATGATGTCAGCATCAC ATATGACAAGTACTACCAAACTCCACGTGTCTGGCTTACAGGTTATGATGAG TCAAGAATGCCATTAAAGCCTGAACTTGTGTTTGAAGATATCAGTCAAGACCATGCGCGCAAAACG GTGACTATTGAAGACCACCCTCACTTTTTAGCAGGAAAGCATGCTTCGGTCCATCCGTGCAAGCATGCTGCTGTGATGAAAAAGATCATTGACGTTCTAATGTCTCGAGGAGTTGAACCAGAAGTTGACAA GTACCTGTTCATATTTCTAAAATTCATGGCCTCTGTCATACCCACCATTGAGTACGATTACACTATGGACTTTGATCTGGGCAGTGCAAGCAGATAA